One segment of Chionomys nivalis chromosome 1, mChiNiv1.1, whole genome shotgun sequence DNA contains the following:
- the LOC130881081 gene encoding 60S ribosomal protein L13-like, giving the protein MAPSRNGMILKPHFHKDWQQRVDTWFNQPARKIRRRKARQAKARRIAPRPASGPIRPIVRCPTVRYHTKLRAGRGFSLEELRVAGIHKKVARTIGISVDPRRRNKSTESLQANVQRLKEYRSKLILFPRKPSAPKKGDSSAEELKLATQLTGPVMPIRNVYKKEKARVITEEEKNFKAFASLRMARANARLFGIRAKRAKEAAEQDVEKKK; this is encoded by the coding sequence ATGGCGCCCAGCCGGAATGGCATGATCTTGAAGCCCCACTTCCACAAGGACTGGCAGCAGCGAGTGGACACTTGGTTCAACCAGCCGGCACGCAAGATCCGCAGACGCAAGGCCCGGCAGGCGAAAGCCCGCCGCATTGCCCCGCGCCCCGCGTCCGGACCCATCAGGCCCATCGTGAGGTGCCCCACAGTGCGCTACCACACCAAGCTCCGAGCTGGCCGGGGCTTCAGCCTGGAGGAACTCAGGGTGGCTGGTATCCATAAGAAGGTGGCTCGCACCATTGGCATCTCCGTGGACCCAAGGAGGCGAAACAAGTCCACTGAGTCCCTGCAGGCCAACGTGCAGCGCCTGAAGGAGTACCGCTCCAAGCTCATCCTCTTCCCCAGGAAGCCTTCCGCTCCAAAGAAGGGAGATAGTTCGGCTGAAGAACTTAAATTGGCCACTCAGCTAACAGGACCTGTGATGCCCATCCGGAATGTTTataagaaggagaaagccagagtcatcacagaagaagagaagaacttCAAGGCTTTTGCCAGTCTTCGCATGGCCCGGGCCAATGCCCGGCTCTTTGGCATCCGagcaaagagggcaaaggaagctGCAGAGCAGGATGTTGAGAAGAAAAAGTGA